In one window of Dokdonia sp. PRO95 DNA:
- a CDS encoding isoamylase early set domain-containing protein — MAVTKKFLKTKPVCKVTFAIPAAHASSVAVAGDFNNWDTSTSLKKLKNGTFKGTFDIPTDNSYEFRYVVDGEWVNEAEADRFQYNDYAATENSVLEL, encoded by the coding sequence ATGGCAGTCACAAAAAAATTTTTAAAAACAAAACCTGTTTGTAAAGTTACTTTTGCAATACCTGCGGCACACGCAAGTTCTGTAGCTGTTGCTGGTGATTTTAATAACTGGGACACATCTACATCTCTCAAGAAATTAAAAAATGGAACCTTTAAAGGAACTTTTGATATTCCAACAGATAATTCTTACGAGTTTCGCTACGTAGTAGATGGTGAGTGGGTAAATGAGGCAGAAGCAGATCGTTTTCAATATAACGACTATGCAGCAACAGAAAATAGTGTCCTCGAATTATAA
- the egtB gene encoding ergothioneine biosynthesis protein EgtB codes for MIAIENLVQFFIETREHTENICKPLEIEDYVVQPIADVSPPKWHLGHTTWFFEEFILKHHKEGYTLFSEDFAFVFNSYYESVGKRVVRTDRGNLSRPTVDQVYAYRTYVTQALQELLEEEITPIVEKLLTIGIHHEKQHQELLVTDIKYILGNNPLTPIYEGELRFRESKKETPQSLITINEGVYEIGHTGEDFCYDNELGRHKVYLHDYQISNTLVTNGEWIAFIEAGGYQETLLWHSEGWDWVNTHEITAPMYWYLIDDEWHQYTLNNGLQKINPDETLAHISYYEAFAFAQWKGMRLPTEFEWEVASSQLDWGDRWEWTESSYLPYPGYTKEEGALGEYNGKFMVNQKVLRGGSVATPPKHTRHTYRNFFQTGLRWQFTGLRLAK; via the coding sequence ATGATTGCTATAGAAAACCTTGTCCAATTCTTTATTGAAACTCGAGAACACACAGAGAATATCTGTAAACCACTAGAAATTGAAGATTACGTTGTGCAACCCATTGCAGACGTCTCTCCTCCAAAATGGCACCTAGGACACACTACTTGGTTTTTTGAAGAATTCATCCTCAAGCACCATAAAGAAGGATACACCCTCTTTAGCGAAGATTTTGCATTCGTATTTAATAGTTACTATGAGAGCGTAGGAAAAAGAGTCGTGCGCACAGATCGTGGCAACCTGTCTAGACCTACAGTAGACCAAGTATATGCATATCGCACATACGTCACTCAAGCACTCCAAGAGCTTCTTGAAGAAGAAATTACACCTATAGTAGAAAAACTACTCACCATAGGTATCCACCACGAGAAACAACATCAAGAATTACTAGTTACAGATATTAAATACATCTTGGGCAACAACCCTCTTACTCCTATTTATGAAGGAGAATTACGCTTTCGCGAAAGCAAAAAAGAAACACCACAAAGCTTGATAACCATTAATGAAGGAGTCTATGAGATAGGCCATACTGGAGAAGATTTTTGCTATGATAATGAATTAGGTCGCCACAAAGTGTACCTGCATGACTATCAAATATCAAATACACTAGTAACAAATGGCGAGTGGATTGCATTTATTGAAGCTGGCGGATATCAAGAAACGCTCTTATGGCATTCCGAAGGCTGGGACTGGGTAAACACGCATGAAATAACTGCTCCTATGTATTGGTACCTTATTGATGATGAATGGCACCAATACACTCTTAATAATGGGTTACAAAAAATAAATCCAGACGAGACACTTGCACATATTTCTTATTACGAAGCTTTTGCATTTGCACAGTGGAAAGGAATGAGATTACCTACAGAATTTGAGTGGGAAGTCGCTAGCTCACAACTAGACTGGGGTGATCGTTGGGAATGGACAGAAAGCTCATACTTGCCTTATCCAGGATACACCAAAGAAGAGGGCGCTCTAGGAGAATACAACGGAAAATTCATGGTTAACCAAAAAGTTTTAAGAGGCGGATCTGTAGCAACACCGCCTAAACATACAAGACATACCTATCGCAATTTCTTTCAAACCGGACTACGCTGGCAATTTACAGGTTTACGCCTTGCCAAATAA
- a CDS encoding DUF427 domain-containing protein has protein sequence MKAIWNNQVIAESNDTVVIENNHYFPHDAIKKEFFSSSDLQSTCPWKGVASYYTVTVDGKENKDAAWFYPEVSELAKGIKNHVAFWRGIEVVE, from the coding sequence ATGAAAGCAATATGGAATAATCAAGTGATAGCAGAAAGTAATGATACCGTAGTTATTGAAAACAATCATTACTTCCCTCATGACGCCATTAAAAAAGAATTTTTCTCGTCCAGTGATTTGCAGAGCACCTGCCCATGGAAAGGTGTCGCTTCTTATTACACCGTTACCGTAGATGGAAAAGAAAATAAAGACGCTGCCTGGTTTTATCCAGAAGTGAGCGAACTAGCAAAAGGAATTAAAAACCACGTTGCCTTCTGGAGAGGTATAGAAGTAGTAGAATAA
- a CDS encoding aminotransferase class V-fold PLP-dependent enzyme, translated as MKNFAKLFPILKQYTYLNTAGSGLLSLPVMEWRQEHDLDFLIQGSILKENQAKVLTSVREKVGKLFSCKANRVALVPNFSYGFNTLVEGITTHKKVLLLEGDYPSVNWPFESRDFNLSYIKITGAIEEEIATAFAKAQPEIFAFSMVQWLSGIKISHKFLKDLKSKYPDTLFLADATQYLGTEVFDFDNSAFDAIGGSNYKWMNAGYGNALFLFKESVAEHVAPRTTGFNSIQGKYKPQEGSFLGRFEPGHQDTLNYGSLGVAIDVIRQLGMKTIDEKIKAINTKAKEAFAERGLISKEIIDRVDHGSFFNIKGDDKLVERLRNEGIITLARGEGVRVGFHYFNTEDDLNKLLALCSFK; from the coding sequence ATGAAAAATTTTGCAAAACTCTTTCCTATTTTAAAACAATATACCTATCTCAATACTGCGGGTTCGGGCTTACTGTCGTTACCTGTCATGGAGTGGCGTCAAGAACATGATCTCGATTTTCTTATACAAGGTAGCATACTTAAAGAAAATCAAGCTAAGGTGCTTACAAGTGTGCGAGAAAAGGTAGGTAAGCTTTTTTCTTGTAAAGCAAACAGAGTGGCACTTGTACCTAATTTTTCTTACGGATTTAATACGCTAGTCGAGGGGATCACAACGCATAAAAAAGTACTCTTGTTGGAGGGAGATTATCCTTCGGTAAATTGGCCTTTTGAGAGTCGAGACTTTAACTTGAGTTATATAAAAATCACTGGTGCTATTGAGGAGGAGATAGCAACCGCTTTCGCGAAAGCGCAACCCGAAATATTTGCCTTTTCTATGGTACAGTGGTTATCTGGTATAAAAATCAGTCATAAATTTTTAAAAGATTTAAAGTCAAAATATCCAGACACCTTATTTCTTGCAGATGCTACTCAGTATCTGGGCACCGAAGTATTTGATTTTGACAACTCTGCATTTGATGCGATAGGAGGTAGTAACTATAAGTGGATGAATGCTGGATATGGTAATGCACTGTTTTTGTTTAAAGAATCTGTAGCAGAGCATGTTGCTCCTAGAACCACAGGTTTCAATTCTATACAAGGAAAATATAAACCTCAAGAAGGTAGTTTTTTAGGAAGGTTTGAGCCGGGACATCAAGACACACTTAACTATGGCAGCTTAGGAGTTGCCATCGATGTGATACGACAGCTAGGAATGAAGACTATAGATGAAAAAATCAAAGCTATCAATACTAAGGCAAAAGAAGCCTTTGCAGAGAGAGGACTTATTTCAAAAGAAATTATAGATCGAGTAGACCACGGATCTTTTTTTAATATTAAGGGAGATGATAAGCTTGTGGAGCGTTTAAGAAATGAAGGCATTATAACTCTTGCACGAGGTGAAGGTGTGCGAGTAGGGTTTCATTATTTTAATACAGAAGATGATCTTAATAAACTGCTAGCTCTTTGTAGCTTTAAATAA
- the fabD gene encoding ACP S-malonyltransferase, whose product MKAYIFPGQGAQFSGMGLDIFEKYPAAQSLFLKANDVLGFNITDVMFEGSAEDLKQTNVTQPAIFIHSIAIKTVMTDFKPSMVAGHSLGEFSALVASGALDFEDGLKLVSKRAQAMQKACELQPSTMAAVLGLEDHVVEEVCNEISGVVVAANYNCPGQLVISGEVEAINKACEVMKEKGARRALVLPVGGAFHSPMMEPAREELAAAIENTVFKNPVCPIYQNVTASAVTSASEIQKNLIAQLTAPVRWTQTIQQMIADGSTEFIEVGPGKVLQGLMRKINRDVTASSAALPE is encoded by the coding sequence ATGAAAGCATATATATTTCCAGGACAAGGAGCCCAATTTTCAGGAATGGGTCTAGATATTTTTGAAAAGTACCCTGCTGCTCAAAGTCTTTTTTTAAAGGCAAATGATGTATTAGGTTTTAATATTACAGATGTAATGTTTGAAGGATCTGCAGAGGATTTAAAGCAAACTAACGTTACACAACCTGCCATATTCATCCATTCAATCGCTATCAAAACGGTGATGACAGATTTTAAACCTTCTATGGTTGCTGGTCACTCTCTAGGTGAGTTCTCTGCACTAGTGGCAAGTGGTGCGTTAGATTTTGAAGATGGTCTTAAGCTAGTAAGTAAACGCGCTCAGGCGATGCAAAAAGCATGTGAATTGCAACCTTCTACTATGGCGGCAGTTTTAGGTCTTGAGGATCACGTTGTAGAAGAAGTTTGTAATGAAATTTCTGGTGTTGTTGTAGCAGCAAACTACAATTGCCCTGGCCAGCTTGTTATTTCTGGTGAGGTAGAAGCTATCAATAAAGCTTGTGAGGTTATGAAGGAAAAAGGTGCTCGCCGCGCTTTAGTACTGCCAGTAGGTGGTGCTTTCCACTCTCCTATGATGGAGCCAGCTCGTGAAGAACTAGCTGCAGCTATAGAGAATACAGTTTTTAAAAACCCAGTATGTCCTATCTATCAAAATGTAACAGCTAGTGCCGTTACAAGTGCTAGCGAGATTCAAAAAAATCTAATTGCACAACTCACTGCTCCCGTGAGATGGACACAAACTATACAACAAATGATAGCAGATGGGTCTACTGAGTTTATAGAAGTAGGTCCAGGTAAGGTTTTACAAGGTCTTATGAGAAAGATAAACAGAGATGTGACTGCAAGCAGCGCAGCGCTTCCAGAATAA
- a CDS encoding carboxypeptidase-like regulatory domain-containing protein — MKTIYKLTKLTWACILMLFPILILAQTATTTINGSINDRETKQAISGATITLVGTNISTISNTEGDFALKIMEATTSPSLLIEALGYKNSIQDIANVDDDINIRLSPKSVDLSEVQVVGYKSAKELVKKVFNKKRENYIGEPLKMTAFYRETIKKRKKNASLAEAVVSIQKEGYISNKEDQIRLLKSRKSTDYAKLDTIALKLQGGPFSTLYVDVMKYPEYIFTPETMDAYHFSFATPTELNGKDVLVVGFEPKPNIVGPLYAGQLYVSATSLALQKATFTLDLTNEIEVNKMFVRSKPNGVRVKARDISYEVDYREKNGKWYYGYGKANLSFEVKKRRRLFKSIYTLSCEMAVTDWKVTTADAFSKDGEISPSIIMADENLGFGDPEFWGEYNVIEPERSIEAAIKKIKRNLEKEDNYRASLGGK; from the coding sequence ATGAAAACTATTTACAAGCTTACCAAATTAACTTGGGCATGTATACTTATGCTCTTTCCAATACTAATCTTGGCTCAAACTGCCACCACAACCATTAACGGATCTATAAATGACCGCGAAACTAAACAAGCTATAAGCGGAGCAACAATTACTTTAGTTGGAACCAACATAAGCACCATATCAAATACCGAAGGGGATTTTGCTTTAAAAATAATGGAAGCCACAACTAGTCCTTCTCTACTTATTGAAGCCTTAGGATATAAAAACAGCATACAAGATATTGCAAATGTTGACGATGATATAAACATACGCCTATCTCCAAAAAGCGTAGACCTAAGCGAAGTGCAAGTTGTGGGGTACAAATCTGCTAAAGAACTCGTAAAAAAAGTCTTTAATAAAAAGAGAGAAAACTACATAGGTGAACCGCTTAAGATGACAGCATTTTATCGAGAGACTATCAAAAAAAGAAAGAAAAATGCATCACTGGCAGAGGCCGTTGTTTCTATTCAAAAAGAAGGATACATAAGCAACAAAGAGGACCAAATACGCTTACTTAAATCAAGAAAGAGCACAGATTACGCTAAGCTTGATACTATCGCACTCAAGCTACAAGGCGGGCCTTTTAGTACATTATATGTAGATGTAATGAAGTATCCTGAATATATTTTCACTCCAGAAACGATGGATGCTTATCATTTTAGTTTTGCAACGCCTACAGAGCTCAACGGTAAAGATGTGCTAGTTGTAGGTTTTGAGCCAAAACCTAACATCGTGGGTCCTTTATATGCCGGCCAATTGTATGTAAGCGCCACATCACTAGCATTACAAAAAGCAACATTTACACTAGATCTTACAAACGAAATTGAAGTAAACAAGATGTTTGTAAGAAGCAAGCCGAACGGCGTACGAGTGAAAGCAAGAGATATCTCTTATGAAGTAGATTATAGAGAGAAAAATGGAAAATGGTATTACGGCTATGGAAAAGCAAATTTATCTTTTGAGGTCAAAAAGAGAAGACGTCTTTTTAAATCTATTTACACACTCTCTTGCGAGATGGCAGTTACAGACTGGAAAGTAACCACTGCAGATGCTTTTAGTAAAGATGGAGAGATATCACCATCAATAATCATGGCAGATGAAAATCTAGGTTTTGGCGATCCAGAATTTTGGGGTGAGTACAATGTGATAGAACCTGAAAGATCTATAGAAGCAGCCATCAAAAAAATAAAACGTAACCTAGAAAAAGAAGATAATTATCGTGCTTCTTTAGGAGGTAAATAA
- a CDS encoding bifunctional nuclease family protein: MSLVRLNIKGISYSQTQNGAYALILTEQGGERKLPIVIGAFEAQSIAIALEKEIKPPRPLTHDLFKNFADRFDVIIKQVIIHKLVDGVFYSSIICERDNIEEIIDARTSDAISLALRFQAPIFTYKNILDKAGIFLKGNTNPEEFTEDDEILMDEILLEDETSSSDSDYNKLSLQDLHNKLDQAVNSEDYETAAQLRDEISKRN; this comes from the coding sequence ATGAGCTTAGTGCGTTTAAATATAAAAGGAATATCCTACAGCCAAACTCAGAATGGAGCATATGCTTTGATTCTAACTGAGCAGGGAGGAGAGCGTAAATTACCTATAGTTATAGGCGCCTTTGAGGCACAATCTATTGCAATCGCTTTAGAAAAGGAGATTAAACCACCTCGACCGCTCACACATGATTTGTTTAAGAACTTTGCAGATCGCTTTGATGTCATTATTAAACAAGTAATTATACACAAGCTTGTAGATGGCGTTTTTTACTCTAGCATTATATGCGAGCGTGATAACATTGAAGAAATAATTGATGCTCGTACTAGTGACGCTATATCGCTAGCATTACGTTTTCAAGCGCCTATTTTTACTTACAAAAACATTTTAGACAAAGCAGGGATTTTCTTGAAAGGAAATACAAACCCTGAGGAGTTTACAGAAGATGACGAAATCCTAATGGATGAAATCTTACTAGAAGACGAGACATCTTCTAGTGATAGTGATTACAATAAGTTATCACTGCAAGACTTACACAATAAACTTGATCAAGCTGTAAATAGCGAAGACTATGAAACAGCTGCCCAGTTAAGAGATGAAATCTCAAAACGCAACTAA
- a CDS encoding dihydrofolate reductase — MITMIAAAAENNALGKDGNIPWHLPDDFKHFKQITTGHHIIMGRKTWESFPRPLPNRTHIVITRDLNYKAENAIVVHSLEDALAYSKDEKQVFIIGGGEIYTLGMDYATHIELTRVHNEYEADAFFPTIDTNTWKLTKSVFHDVDDRHKSGFTFETWKKTT, encoded by the coding sequence ATGATAACAATGATTGCCGCAGCTGCAGAAAATAATGCTTTAGGAAAAGATGGCAACATCCCTTGGCATTTACCAGATGATTTTAAGCACTTCAAACAGATAACTACTGGTCACCATATTATAATGGGACGTAAGACTTGGGAATCTTTTCCTAGGCCGTTGCCTAATCGCACGCATATAGTGATCACTCGTGACCTAAATTACAAGGCAGAAAATGCTATCGTAGTGCATTCTCTAGAAGATGCACTCGCTTACAGTAAAGACGAGAAACAAGTTTTTATTATAGGTGGTGGAGAGATTTACACGCTAGGTATGGACTATGCAACACACATAGAACTCACACGAGTACATAATGAATATGAGGCCGATGCCTTCTTCCCTACCATAGACACTAATACTTGGAAACTTACAAAAAGTGTTTTTCACGATGTAGATGACAGGCATAAAAGTGGCTTTACTTTTGAAACTTGGAAGAAAACCACATAA
- a CDS encoding L-histidine N(alpha)-methyltransferase, which translates to MTTKTTTITSAFSQEVTEGLTSFPKFLSSKYIYDKKGDKLFQDIMAMPSYYLTNCEFEIFETHKESISKAFTDSNGFDLIELGAGDGKKTKVLLKHLIERGDNFTYLPIDISQNVLDGLKESVEREIPGINIKPQQGTYFEVLEDVAEYNERKKVIMVLGSNIGNLLHPQAIDFLTNIQKAMTSGDLLYMGFDQKKNPQTILDAYNDPEGITEAFNKNLLHRINNEMEADFNPDNFKHWEVYDPETGTAKSYLVSTKDQSVTIKSLDLTVDFTAWETIHTEISQKYDDNIVQWLAGESGLEIINEFSDSKSYYKNYLFKKK; encoded by the coding sequence ATGACGACCAAAACTACTACCATCACATCTGCATTTAGTCAAGAAGTAACCGAAGGACTCACCTCCTTCCCAAAGTTCCTATCTTCAAAGTATATCTATGATAAAAAAGGCGACAAGCTTTTTCAAGATATTATGGCGATGCCTTCCTACTATCTCACAAACTGCGAGTTTGAAATTTTTGAAACACATAAAGAATCGATTTCAAAAGCCTTTACAGACAGTAACGGTTTTGACCTCATAGAACTAGGCGCTGGAGATGGTAAAAAAACTAAAGTGCTTTTAAAACATTTAATAGAAAGAGGCGACAACTTCACATACTTACCTATTGACATAAGTCAGAATGTACTTGATGGACTTAAAGAAAGTGTAGAAAGAGAAATACCCGGTATTAATATAAAACCACAACAGGGTACTTATTTTGAAGTTCTTGAAGATGTTGCTGAATACAATGAACGCAAGAAAGTTATTATGGTACTAGGCTCAAACATAGGTAATCTTCTACACCCACAGGCTATAGATTTCCTTACAAATATCCAGAAAGCAATGACTTCTGGAGATTTGCTTTATATGGGGTTTGATCAAAAGAAAAACCCGCAGACTATTCTTGATGCTTATAACGATCCAGAAGGTATTACTGAGGCATTCAATAAAAACTTACTGCACCGTATTAATAATGAAATGGAGGCAGATTTTAATCCTGATAATTTCAAACACTGGGAAGTATACGATCCAGAGACTGGTACTGCCAAAAGTTATTTGGTAAGCACAAAAGACCAATCTGTAACTATAAAATCACTAGACCTTACTGTAGATTTTACAGCATGGGAAACTATTCACACAGAGATTAGCCAAAAGTACGATGATAACATAGTACAGTGGCTAGCTGGGGAATCTGGGCTTGAGATAATAAATGAATTCTCAGATAGTAAATCTTACTATAAAAACTATTTATTCAAGAAGAAATAA
- a CDS encoding thymidylate synthase: MKQYHDLIKHVLENGNQKGDRTGTGTKSVFGYQMRFDLSEGFPMVTTKKLHLKSIIYELLWFLQGDTNIKYLLENGVRIWNEWANENGDLGPVYGYQWRNWNGDEIDQIKDIVETLKTNPNSRRMLVSAWNPSVMPDTSASFSENVANGKAALPPCHAFFQFYVADGKLSCQLYQRSADIFLGVPFNIASYALFTMMMAQVCGYEAGEFIHTFGDAHIYSNHMEQVELQLSRDFRTLPTLKINPDVKDIFGFTFDDFTLENYNPHPHIKGAVAI, from the coding sequence ATGAAACAATATCACGACCTCATCAAACATGTACTAGAAAACGGAAATCAAAAAGGTGACCGCACAGGTACAGGAACTAAGAGCGTTTTTGGGTATCAAATGCGCTTTGATCTCTCTGAAGGATTCCCGATGGTCACAACTAAGAAGTTACACCTCAAATCTATTATTTATGAGTTGTTATGGTTCTTGCAAGGAGATACAAACATCAAATATTTACTAGAAAATGGCGTGCGTATCTGGAATGAGTGGGCAAATGAGAATGGAGATCTAGGTCCCGTTTACGGATACCAATGGCGCAACTGGAATGGTGATGAGATTGATCAAATTAAAGACATTGTAGAAACTCTTAAAACTAATCCTAACAGTCGTAGAATGCTCGTGAGCGCATGGAATCCCTCTGTAATGCCAGACACCTCAGCATCTTTCTCAGAGAATGTTGCAAATGGTAAAGCTGCGCTCCCACCATGCCATGCATTCTTCCAGTTTTATGTTGCAGATGGCAAGTTAAGCTGCCAGTTATATCAACGCAGTGCAGACATATTCTTAGGAGTTCCATTTAATATTGCAAGTTATGCGCTCTTCACAATGATGATGGCGCAAGTTTGTGGTTACGAAGCTGGGGAGTTTATACACACCTTTGGAGATGCTCATATCTACTCAAATCACATGGAACAAGTTGAGCTTCAACTCTCAAGAGATTTTCGTACTTTGCCTACATTAAAAATTAATCCTGATGTAAAAGATATCTTTGGCTTCACTTTTGATGACTTTACTTTAGAAAACTATAATCCGCATCCACATATTAAAGGAGCAGTGGCTATTTAA
- a CDS encoding 2TM domain-containing protein, producing MSLFSKKTTTSIDPVQKELIENAQARVRQKKNLYRHFVTFLAGAILLIVINQVLHVGEEFKPFKRPWFVWAILLWTFFFLIHLINVLLMSKFMNKEWEQKHLDRLVTKQKVRIAEIEESVAQSHPLPEKKSPVMRDPSLPLDDQNTLL from the coding sequence ATGTCACTATTCTCAAAGAAAACTACTACTTCTATTGATCCAGTTCAAAAAGAGCTCATTGAAAACGCGCAAGCACGCGTGCGTCAAAAGAAGAATCTCTATAGACACTTTGTTACTTTTCTAGCAGGCGCAATCTTACTTATAGTAATTAACCAGGTACTTCATGTAGGAGAAGAATTTAAGCCATTCAAAAGACCATGGTTTGTCTGGGCAATACTTTTATGGACCTTCTTTTTTCTAATTCACCTCATAAATGTATTACTTATGAGTAAGTTTATGAATAAAGAGTGGGAACAAAAACACCTTGATAGACTTGTTACAAAGCAGAAGGTACGTATAGCAGAGATAGAAGAAAGTGTAGCGCAATCACATCCATTACCAGAAAAAAAAAGTCCCGTAATGAGGGATCCATCCTTACCACTAGACGATCAGAATACACTCCTATGA
- a CDS encoding nucleoside transporter C-terminal domain-containing protein translates to MRRLLLTLLVLLSSFTVFAQEAPQAIMDVVPSQGFSLESFGRGVLGMFSLILIAFIFSSNRKAINWKTVAVGLAFQLVIAVGVLKVAFIEKIFDFIGGIFVAILNFTLAGSDFLFQGLVSDTSTFGYIFAFQVLPTIIFFSALTSVMYYFGVIQKVVKAFGWLLSKLLGISGAESLSVAGNIFLGQTEAPLLIKAYLEKMNKSEILLVMIGGMATVAGAVLAAYIGFLGGEDEALRLVFAKHLLAASVMAAPGAIVISKILYPQTEEVNTDVSVSNDKIGANVLDAIANGTTEGLRLAVNVGAMLLVFVAFIAMANGVLGWIGEITTINDWIAANSAYPKLSLEAILGTIFAPLMWLIGVASEDTTMMGQLLGIKLAASEFVGYIQLAELKNTANAIHLNNEKSIIMATYMLCGFANFASIGIQIGGIGSLAPGQRTQLSRFGLKALIGGSLASLISATIAGMIIG, encoded by the coding sequence ATGCGCAGATTACTACTTACCCTATTGGTATTATTAAGTTCATTTACAGTATTTGCGCAAGAGGCACCTCAAGCGATTATGGATGTAGTTCCATCACAGGGTTTTTCTCTTGAAAGCTTTGGACGTGGAGTACTAGGTATGTTCTCCCTAATACTAATTGCCTTTATATTTAGTAGTAATCGCAAAGCGATAAACTGGAAAACGGTAGCCGTAGGTCTCGCCTTCCAGCTTGTTATTGCTGTCGGTGTTCTAAAGGTAGCTTTTATAGAAAAAATATTTGATTTCATTGGAGGTATATTTGTCGCCATATTAAACTTTACGCTTGCCGGTAGTGATTTCCTTTTTCAAGGTCTTGTGAGTGACACCTCTACCTTTGGATACATTTTTGCTTTTCAAGTATTACCTACCATTATATTTTTCTCTGCACTTACATCAGTTATGTATTACTTTGGGGTTATTCAAAAGGTGGTTAAGGCCTTTGGATGGCTACTTTCTAAGTTATTAGGCATCTCTGGAGCAGAGAGTTTAAGTGTTGCTGGTAATATTTTCTTAGGACAAACTGAGGCACCACTTTTAATAAAAGCATACCTAGAAAAAATGAACAAGTCAGAAATTCTGCTTGTAATGATAGGTGGTATGGCAACAGTAGCCGGAGCTGTCCTTGCAGCATACATAGGCTTTCTAGGTGGTGAAGACGAGGCTCTACGCCTAGTATTTGCAAAGCACCTACTCGCGGCCTCTGTAATGGCTGCACCAGGAGCTATTGTAATATCAAAAATACTATATCCTCAAACTGAAGAAGTAAATACAGACGTAAGTGTATCTAATGACAAAATAGGTGCAAACGTTCTTGACGCTATTGCAAATGGAACTACAGAAGGACTTAGACTTGCTGTAAACGTTGGGGCAATGCTTCTTGTATTTGTTGCATTTATTGCAATGGCAAATGGAGTTTTAGGTTGGATAGGTGAAATCACTACGATTAACGATTGGATTGCAGCAAACTCAGCATATCCTAAGCTTTCTTTAGAGGCTATCTTAGGAACCATCTTTGCTCCTTTAATGTGGCTCATAGGTGTTGCAAGTGAAGACACCACGATGATGGGACAACTACTTGGAATTAAACTAGCAGCCAGTGAATTTGTAGGGTATATTCAGCTAGCAGAACTTAAAAATACTGCAAATGCTATTCACCTCAACAATGAGAAGTCTATCATTATGGCAACCTACATGCTCTGTGGTTTTGCAAACTTTGCATCTATTGGTATACAGATAGGCGGTATTGGATCTCTAGCTCCTGGACAGCGCACACAGCTATCTCGTTTTGGATTAAAAGCATTAATTGGAGGCTCTCTAGCTTCATTAATTTCGGCAACTATTGCAGGGATGATTATTGGTTAA
- a CDS encoding LexA family transcriptional regulator: protein MGINDLPSEIRRFKEVREDHDFTQAEFADKLGIKNSTADIERGRTKLSGQVITELLRLFNINPLWIYGYSKQKYLNTDKSDVSPKVVIVDKDDNENMVLVNQKAAAGYPNNIADVEWYQKLPAFDFPIPQYRNATYRGFQIEGDSMMPSFRPEDWVLAKGVESLEYASDNKVYVIVLQDAVVVKKLQKMPDGKKVLLISINEEYVPYEVAVSDIQEIWQVNSKLTFNLDEGSSNSLLKELQQSMLDLKAQMTQFKA from the coding sequence ATGGGCATAAACGATTTACCTTCAGAAATACGCAGATTTAAGGAAGTACGAGAGGATCACGACTTCACACAAGCAGAATTTGCAGATAAATTAGGGATAAAAAATAGCACGGCAGATATAGAACGTGGCAGAACTAAACTATCTGGACAAGTTATTACAGAGCTCCTTAGACTCTTTAATATCAATCCTTTGTGGATTTATGGTTATAGTAAGCAAAAATACCTCAATACAGATAAAAGTGATGTAAGTCCAAAAGTTGTTATTGTTGATAAAGATGATAATGAAAATATGGTGCTGGTTAATCAAAAAGCCGCAGCCGGATATCCTAATAATATTGCAGATGTAGAATGGTATCAAAAGCTCCCAGCGTTTGACTTTCCAATACCACAATATCGCAATGCAACTTACAGAGGGTTTCAAATAGAAGGCGATAGTATGATGCCTAGCTTTAGACCAGAAGACTGGGTACTTGCAAAAGGGGTAGAAAGCTTAGAATATGCTAGTGACAATAAAGTGTATGTCATTGTCTTACAAGACGCAGTAGTGGTCAAGAAATTACAGAAAATGCCAGACGGAAAAAAGGTGTTATTAATATCCATAAATGAAGAGTACGTGCCTTATGAGGTAGCGGTAAGTGACATTCAAGAAATATGGCAAGTTAACAGCAAGCTCACTTTTAATCTTGATGAAGGAAGCAGCAATAGCTTACTTAAAGAACTCCAGCAATCCATGCTTGATCTCAAAGCACAAATGACTCAATTTAAAGCATAA